Part of the Brassica oleracea var. oleracea cultivar TO1000 chromosome C8, BOL, whole genome shotgun sequence genome is shown below.
ATAGTTGTTTTTTTGAATCGCAGCTGCTGACGCGAGTTTATTAAACGAAAAGGCTTATCTAAACGAAAATATGGCTCTTTCGCGGTCTTGATAGTATAATTCCATTTACAATGTATTTAGATTCTTTCTTCCAATAATAATTAATTAATATGAACTTCTTGAGAATCGAAAACGAGAGAATATTTTGTTGATTGTGGTTCTTTCTTCAACCTTTTTCTCTCGTTATGTCATTTCAATCATGTATAGTATAAGGGGCTCCCGGTATAATTCCGGAAGCAAAAATTATCTATATATAGTCTAATGACTTCCCTTGGACCAGAATCAAACCAAACTCACCATCACTTGCACCAATACACTTACACGCACACACGTTTTCAGACAAATAATATCAATGGAGAAGATATCAAAATTGCTAGAAGACAAGCCAGTGGTTATATTCAGCATGACTTCATGTTGTATGAGCCATACGATCAAGTCGCTTATATCTGGCTACGGTGCGAATCCAACGGTATACGAACTAGATGAGATGTCTAATGGATCAGAGATTGAACGAGCATTGGTCGAGCTTGGATGCAATCCGACCGTGCCTGTTGTCTTCATAGGGCAACAGCTCATAGGTGGTGCAAATCAGCTTATGTCTCTTCAAGTAAGGAACCAACTAGGTTCCGCGCTCAGAAGAGCCGGAGCTATATGGATTTAAGAGGCGCCTTAATCGCAATTAAGCGCGTAATGTTTTTACTTATATATTTCTAGTATAGAATATGATCAGTGTTTGAAACATACTATATCTAGTGTTAAAATAAAAAGATTAATATCGCTTTTTCTAAAAAATTACAACAAAATGAAAAATAGTCCCATTCAATTCGCTTGTGTAGTGCAATAGCAATTGTTAAGAAATAAGATCGTCTTTGCATAGTAAGTACTTACCTGAAAACATAAAATAATTGGTATCATTTTATATAGCTTTATTCTGATTATAGATTTATAGTTCCTTGTGTATTTGTATGAAAAAATGTTAAATTAGACATGTCATTAATTAGTTAATTATGCAGTTATCTAGTTAGAGAAATTTATAATTTTCTAATATTATATTCACCTATTATTCAAGAACAAAAAGTGTTTAATATATGAGATAATGAATCAAACATGTGTGTGGTCAGATAGTACGGCGGACTTGAAAACGTGGTAAGTACCCCGGATTCAAAAACTACAAACTCAGATACAATGGGTAGATGTGGGAGCATGGAAGGTTTTATATTATATGGTTTGTCTCATGTCTTCTGTGATTAGTTGGGTCATCGGCCTGGCTGATCCATGTTACAGATAACTGCATAATTAAACAACGTATAAATATAGCGAAATTATTAAAAAAACTAGTATTATCACTCATTAGTTTTTTTTGCATTTAAATAATGCTGTTTATAAATTCTAACATTTTATTTGATCAACGCTAAACATTATTCTGGTCACATTCTAGAGCTGAATAAAATGGACACCTATAATTAGAAATGTTGCATCCAAACAACAGTTAGAACTTATAAGGGTTAAAACACCTATTGTAATTTTTTCGAATAGAGATAATAATTTTTATAAAGCATTTAAATAAAGTTTTAAAAAATTGACATTTCATTCATTCTATTTTATTTCTATTTTTTTATATGTAAGTCTTCTTTTAAATATCAATGTAATTATTTTAGATATAATAAACAGTGAACCAACAATAAATTATGAAAACCATTAAAATTTTATTGAAAAATAGTATATGTGATGCAGTAGAAAGATAAATGGCAAACTAATTTTTTAAAAGAACATGCATTTAGGATATTTTGTTTGAACTTACATTTTAGGATTCTTTCCGCTTTCATCTTCCTCTACAATCGTCAACACAACTTTGAACTTCAAAGTAAAAAAGAAAACATGCATAAAATTGTCACTTTGTATATAATACTCATTAACAGATTTGTAAAACAGTCGAATAAATTTGTATATAATAGATTACGACATATTCACTGATCTTTTTCGTTTGAAGAATTGAGTTTTGAAATAGGAGTATACTTAAGACCCATCTTCAACCTTCACCCTGAATCATGTAAAAAGAATTAAAGAGCTTTAAATTGAGAAGGAAGAAAATAAATACTGCATGAATAAAAGTCATAAGTTTGAATGGATTTTTTGCTACAGTCAGGCATAAAAAAAAGACTGAAGAACAAAACAGAAATCTTCAGTTACAAAAAAAGAAGAAGAACTTTTGAAATATGCAGTCATAGAATAACATCGTACAAATATATAATAAATATATAGGAACCTCGGCTGAGGTGTCCGCCATCACGAGTTTCAGACCGGCCACGGAATGACTTAGGCCCCTTGGTGCGTACAGACGCAGGCTGGTTCCGGGCTCAGGGGGGGATTAAGGCCGAAGGCAAAATAAAAAAAAAAAAAAAAATATATATATATATATATAATAAATAGTAAAATATAGGTAGTTAGTAGTGGTGATCGTGGATTTGTAGAAAGAATAACCATGGCAAGGTGGAGTGGTTTTTTTCTTTTTTGATTTTGTCTAGTAACTATTAGATTGACGTCATTTTTCTGTTTTCCTTAGTTTAAATTAGTCTTATTTTTTAATTATGTGGTAAAATATGATTGGTTGAGTGACTTGTGATTTAGTATATAAGATTGAGTTTATAATTTTTACATATTTATGTATTATTTGAGTCATTAAGCGAACATGAACATCTTATATATTTAGGGGGGTTATTGTAACATGAATTTCTGTGGAATTTGATGATTTTAATAGTTGAGAGGATTTTACAAGTTAACTAGATTTAACAAATTTTATCAAATACTTTTACATAGATTTTCATTACTTGTGTA
Proteins encoded:
- the LOC106311120 gene encoding monothiol glutaredoxin-S1-like, which translates into the protein MEKISKLLEDKPVVIFSMTSCCMSHTIKSLISGYGANPTVYELDEMSNGSEIERALVELGCNPTVPVVFIGQQLIGGANQLMSLQVRNQLGSALRRAGAIWI